The following are encoded together in the Planococcus antarcticus DSM 14505 genome:
- a CDS encoding ornithine--oxo-acid transaminase, producing the protein MTQTQTIIEQTEKYGANNYHPLPIVITEAEGVWVKDPEGNKFMDMLSAYSAVNQGHRHPKIIQALKDQADRVTLTSRAFHNDKLAPWYQMICDISGKEMALPMNTGAEAVETAIKAARRWAYDVKGVAENQAEIIACEGNFHGRTMTAVSLSSDPEYRRGFGPMLPGINVVAFGDLEALKNAITPNTAAFLIEPIQGEAGIIMPPKGFLKAARELCRENNVLFIADEIQCGLARTGKMFACEWEDVNPDMYILGKALGGGVFPISCVVADKSVLGVFNPGSHGSTFGGNPLACAVSVASLEVLLDEKLSERSQELGEYFMEKLREIDHPSVKEVRGRGLFIGMELTEAARPYCEQLKELGLLCKETHDTVIRFAPPLIISKEELDWAIERIQKVFSK; encoded by the coding sequence ATGACACAAACACAAACTATCATCGAACAAACAGAAAAATACGGAGCGAACAATTATCATCCGCTGCCGATCGTTATTACAGAAGCGGAAGGCGTTTGGGTAAAAGATCCAGAAGGCAATAAATTCATGGATATGCTGTCAGCTTATTCAGCTGTCAATCAGGGACATCGTCATCCGAAGATCATTCAGGCGTTGAAAGACCAAGCAGACCGCGTTACCTTAACTTCACGTGCTTTCCATAATGATAAATTGGCTCCTTGGTATCAAATGATCTGCGATATTTCCGGCAAGGAGATGGCGTTGCCGATGAATACAGGCGCTGAAGCTGTAGAGACAGCCATAAAAGCAGCTCGCCGCTGGGCTTATGACGTCAAAGGCGTTGCTGAAAACCAGGCAGAAATCATAGCCTGTGAAGGAAACTTCCACGGTCGTACGATGACAGCTGTTTCATTATCCTCAGATCCTGAATACCGTAGAGGCTTCGGACCGATGCTTCCAGGCATTAATGTAGTTGCTTTTGGTGATTTGGAAGCATTGAAAAATGCCATCACACCAAACACTGCTGCATTCTTGATCGAACCAATTCAAGGAGAAGCCGGAATTATTATGCCTCCAAAAGGTTTCTTAAAAGCTGCTAGAGAACTTTGCCGTGAAAACAACGTGCTTTTCATTGCTGATGAAATCCAGTGTGGTCTTGCGCGAACAGGTAAAATGTTCGCTTGTGAATGGGAAGATGTAAATCCAGATATGTATATTCTAGGAAAAGCGCTTGGCGGCGGCGTATTCCCGATCTCATGCGTCGTAGCAGACAAATCTGTTCTGGGTGTATTTAATCCGGGATCACACGGTTCTACTTTTGGTGGGAATCCACTAGCTTGTGCTGTTTCGGTAGCATCTCTAGAAGTATTGCTTGACGAAAAACTGTCTGAACGCTCTCAAGAGCTGGGTGAGTACTTTATGGAGAAATTGCGTGAAATCGATCATCCATCTGTGAAAGAAGTTAGAGGCCGTGGCTTATTCATCGGTATGGAATTGACTGAAGCAGCAAGACCTTATTGCGAGCAATTGAAAGAATTAGGCCTTTTGTGCAAAGAAACGCATGACACGGTCATCCGTTTTGCCCCCCCATTAATCATTTCAAAAGAAGAATTGGATTGGGCAATCGAACGCATTCAAAAAGTATTTTCTAAATAA
- a CDS encoding Glu/Leu/Phe/Val family dehydrogenase, protein MAENLNLLTSTQNVIKTALDKLGYEDAMYELLKEPMRILEVRIPVRMDDGKTKVFTGYRAQHSDAVGPTKGGVRFHPDVNRDEVIALSMWMTLKCGIVELPYGGAKGGIICDPREMSMHEIEKLSRGYVRAISQIVGPNKDIPAPDVFTNSQIMAWMYDEYSKLDEFNSPGFITGKPIVLGGSQGRDKATAQGVTICINEAAKKRGLDMQGARIVIQGFGNAGSFLAKFLHDAGAKVVGISDAYGALHDPDGLDIDYLLDRRDSFGTVTTLFDNTITNKELFELDCDILVPAAIANQITEENANNIKASIVVEAANGPTTAEATKMLTDRGILLVPDVLASSGGVTVSYFEWVQNNQGYYWTQEEVDEKLNKKLVDAFENVYNVAITRNIDMRLAAYMVGARRTAEASRFRGWV, encoded by the coding sequence ATGGCTGAAAACTTGAACTTGTTGACGTCTACGCAGAATGTTATTAAAACTGCATTGGATAAGCTTGGATACGAAGATGCGATGTACGAACTTCTAAAAGAACCGATGCGGATTTTGGAAGTGCGCATTCCGGTGCGTATGGATGATGGCAAAACAAAAGTCTTTACAGGTTACCGCGCTCAACACAGTGATGCGGTTGGACCGACAAAAGGTGGAGTCCGTTTTCATCCGGATGTAAATCGCGATGAAGTCATTGCTTTATCAATGTGGATGACATTAAAATGTGGAATTGTGGAATTGCCTTACGGCGGAGCGAAGGGTGGCATTATCTGCGATCCGCGTGAAATGTCCATGCACGAAATTGAGAAATTGAGTCGTGGCTATGTTCGCGCAATCAGCCAGATTGTCGGACCGAACAAAGATATTCCGGCACCTGATGTGTTCACCAACTCCCAGATTATGGCCTGGATGTACGATGAATACAGCAAACTCGATGAATTCAACTCTCCTGGTTTTATTACAGGAAAGCCAATTGTTCTTGGTGGATCTCAGGGCCGAGACAAAGCGACTGCACAAGGAGTGACCATCTGTATTAATGAAGCTGCAAAAAAACGCGGCCTCGATATGCAGGGGGCACGCATTGTTATTCAAGGTTTCGGTAATGCAGGAAGCTTCCTGGCAAAGTTTCTCCATGACGCAGGAGCAAAAGTAGTCGGGATTTCGGATGCATACGGTGCTCTTCACGATCCAGATGGCTTGGACATCGATTATTTGTTGGACCGCCGTGACAGTTTCGGTACGGTTACTACGTTATTTGATAACACCATTACAAACAAAGAGTTGTTTGAACTGGATTGTGATATTCTGGTACCAGCAGCTATCGCAAATCAGATTACGGAAGAAAATGCCAATAACATCAAAGCTTCGATCGTTGTTGAAGCAGCGAATGGTCCAACGACAGCTGAAGCCACTAAGATGCTGACGGATCGTGGAATCCTTCTGGTTCCTGATGTTTTGGCAAGTTCTGGTGGAGTTACGGTTTCTTACTTTGAATGGGTGCAGAATAACCAAGGTTATTATTGGACACAGGAAGAAGTGGACGAGAAACTCAATAAAAAACTGGTTGATGCATTTGAAAATGTCTACAACGTTGCCATTACACGCAATATCGATATGCGTTTAGCAGCTTATATGGTCGGCGCCCGCAGAACTGCTGAAGCTTCACGCTTCCGTGGATGGGTATAA
- a CDS encoding iron-containing alcohol dehydrogenase: MNAFSFYNPVKLIFGEGQLQAIKKELPKFGKKVLLVYGGGSIKKNGLYDEVIQTLAEAKLEVFELAGVEPNPRISTAKKGIEICKKEGIDMLLAVGGGSVIDCTKLIACGAKYDGDAWDLVSRKAQPKEALPFGTVLTIAATGSEMNAGSVITNEETQEKYGWGSPLSFPQFSILDPTYTLSVPENHTVYGIVDMMSHIFEQYFNDATSTPVQDRMCEGVLSAVIETAPKLMKDLQSYEHRETIMFAGTMALNKFLEMGYRGDWGSHNIEHAVSAVYDIPHAGGLAILFPQWMRHNVKVNPGRFAQMAVRVFDVDPAGKSESDVAFEGIDRLSAFWTSLGAPTRLDYYEIDDSKIDLMVEKAVIYGEFGNFAKLKGEDVKEILQASL, from the coding sequence ATGAATGCATTTTCATTTTATAACCCGGTAAAACTTATTTTCGGTGAAGGCCAGCTTCAAGCGATCAAGAAAGAATTACCGAAATTCGGCAAAAAAGTTTTACTTGTATATGGTGGAGGCAGCATTAAAAAGAATGGCCTTTACGATGAAGTTATTCAAACCTTAGCTGAAGCTAAGCTTGAAGTTTTCGAACTAGCCGGAGTGGAACCAAATCCACGGATCTCAACCGCGAAAAAAGGGATCGAAATCTGCAAAAAAGAAGGCATTGATATGCTGTTAGCAGTTGGTGGCGGTTCGGTCATTGACTGCACTAAACTCATCGCATGTGGCGCCAAGTATGATGGAGATGCATGGGATTTAGTTTCCCGCAAAGCACAGCCGAAAGAAGCGTTGCCTTTCGGAACAGTTTTGACAATCGCCGCAACTGGTTCTGAAATGAATGCAGGTTCTGTAATCACCAACGAAGAAACACAGGAAAAGTATGGCTGGGGAAGCCCATTGTCGTTTCCTCAATTCTCAATCCTAGATCCGACTTACACCTTATCGGTACCGGAAAACCACACGGTCTATGGAATTGTTGACATGATGTCCCATATTTTCGAACAATATTTCAATGATGCTACTAGCACACCAGTGCAAGATCGGATGTGTGAAGGGGTCTTGAGTGCAGTTATCGAAACTGCACCGAAACTAATGAAGGATCTTCAAAGCTATGAGCATCGCGAAACCATTATGTTCGCTGGCACAATGGCTTTGAATAAATTTCTTGAAATGGGCTACAGAGGAGACTGGGGTTCACATAACATCGAACACGCGGTGTCTGCTGTTTACGACATTCCTCATGCTGGTGGATTGGCAATTCTTTTCCCGCAATGGATGCGCCATAATGTGAAAGTGAATCCTGGCCGCTTTGCTCAAATGGCGGTTCGTGTCTTTGATGTCGATCCGGCAGGTAAGTCGGAGTCTGATGTCGCTTTCGAAGGCATCGATCGCTTATCAGCATTTTGGACTTCACTCGGAGCACCAACGCGGTTGGACTACTACGAAATCGATGATTCTAAAATCGACTTGATGGTCGAAAAAGCGGTGATTTATGGTGAATTTGGCAACTTTGCAAAATTAAAAGGCGAAGACGTTAAAGAAATTCTGCAGGCTTCTCTATAA
- a CDS encoding cation diffusion facilitator family transporter has translation MKEFFGLLKNGNKPSLTAAIINTFIAIMKGVAFSLTGNVAMFAETMHSIGDAANQYFVFIGSALSKKAPTKRFPNGFGRLLNIVLLGAVLIVGIMAYETAIEGWHQLTQPVQAEGFIISVVVLSIAIILEFFVLYKAGKEILHEAGVKGGAMAPLTTSFTHLDRAKPATKLVFLEDLVATAGGLLALTAVLIAHFIGLLQVEGAASIAIGFMMLYVVGKVFLDNARGAIGETDEQMVNHIAHILSEHPDVRDIKELEVVKEGEFLHVETKIEVDPNLNVTQADALQEHLAEIILSQPSVDDVIVSLDADDGQTQWKHLSKRPASLDKNKQKKARRLARGH, from the coding sequence ATGAAGGAATTTTTTGGGTTATTGAAAAATGGCAATAAACCGTCTTTGACGGCAGCAATAATTAATACATTTATCGCGATAATGAAAGGAGTCGCATTCTCTCTTACAGGGAACGTTGCCATGTTTGCAGAAACCATGCACTCGATCGGCGATGCAGCCAACCAATATTTTGTTTTCATCGGTTCAGCACTCTCGAAGAAAGCACCGACTAAACGATTCCCTAATGGTTTTGGGCGTCTGTTGAACATCGTTCTCCTTGGTGCGGTACTGATCGTCGGAATCATGGCATATGAAACGGCCATCGAAGGATGGCACCAACTAACTCAACCTGTTCAAGCAGAAGGTTTCATCATCAGTGTTGTGGTATTATCTATTGCAATTATTCTTGAATTCTTCGTTCTTTATAAAGCCGGCAAAGAAATTTTGCATGAAGCTGGTGTGAAGGGTGGCGCAATGGCTCCACTGACGACTAGTTTTACGCATTTGGATCGAGCAAAGCCGGCAACAAAATTGGTGTTTCTCGAAGATCTAGTGGCTACTGCAGGTGGCCTATTGGCTTTGACTGCCGTGCTGATCGCGCATTTCATAGGCCTCCTGCAAGTCGAAGGCGCGGCATCTATCGCCATCGGCTTTATGATGCTATACGTTGTTGGGAAAGTCTTTTTGGATAATGCCCGTGGAGCCATTGGCGAAACAGACGAACAAATGGTCAACCACATCGCGCACATATTAAGCGAACATCCTGACGTTCGGGACATTAAAGAACTGGAAGTTGTTAAAGAAGGCGAATTTCTTCATGTTGAAACTAAAATTGAGGTTGATCCAAATTTAAATGTCACCCAAGCTGATGCTTTGCAGGAGCACTTAGCAGAAATTATCCTTAGCCAACCAAGCGTCGATGACGTAATTGTTTCTCTCGATGCAGATGACGGCCAAACTCAATGGAAACATCTGAGCAAACGTCCGGCATCACTTGATAAAAATAAACAAAAAAAGGCTCGGCGCTTAGCGCGAGGCCACTGA
- a CDS encoding MgtC/SapB family protein, translated as MEFFSAMQISSYETFFKLVIAALLSLVIGLERELKRKPVGLKTSVVISTFSCLLTIISIESAYIAQGSEYDNVNITMDPLRLAAQIVSGIGFLGAGVILKRGNDSISGLTTAAMIWGAGGIGIAVAAGFYIEAVTAVLLVLIGIEALPPLLFKFGPKRLKMVEANLKVIVADRAAIREVLDELKIGGSVIESISITHPDKESSASLHVLSIRMSFSHEKDTIDLYQEISDMKKVVQVEIELI; from the coding sequence ATGGAGTTTTTCAGCGCAATGCAAATTTCTTCATATGAAACTTTCTTCAAGCTTGTTATAGCCGCTCTTTTGAGTTTAGTTATCGGTCTAGAAAGGGAACTAAAAAGAAAGCCAGTCGGTTTGAAGACAAGCGTGGTCATTTCGACTTTTAGTTGTCTGTTAACTATCATCTCGATTGAATCCGCTTATATTGCACAAGGCAGCGAGTATGACAATGTTAATATTACGATGGATCCGCTGCGCCTCGCCGCACAGATTGTTTCAGGTATCGGATTTTTGGGAGCTGGAGTTATTTTAAAGCGCGGCAATGATTCTATTTCCGGATTAACGACTGCCGCCATGATCTGGGGCGCTGGCGGAATCGGTATTGCAGTTGCGGCCGGCTTCTATATTGAAGCAGTGACTGCAGTTCTGTTAGTTCTAATTGGAATAGAAGCTCTGCCTCCCCTGCTCTTTAAGTTCGGACCAAAGCGTTTGAAGATGGTGGAAGCAAATTTAAAAGTGATTGTTGCTGATCGAGCGGCTATCCGGGAGGTGTTAGATGAGTTAAAAATAGGCGGATCGGTTATCGAGAGCATTTCCATAACCCATCCAGATAAGGAGAGTTCCGCTTCGCTCCACGTACTATCGATTCGCATGTCTTTTTCTCATGAGAAAGACACAATCGATTTGTACCAAGAAATATCAGATATGAAAAAAGTTGTGCAAGTTGAAATTGAACTGATTTGA
- a CDS encoding DMT family transporter: MEKPAIHPYIPIIVGVFSVALSAIFVKMTSADSGVTAFYRMLFSIAIMSPVFFIKYTHEIKKLSKRDWIFTTVAGVFLAFHFILWFESLNYTSVASSTVLVTLQPLFAFAGTYFFFNEKLSKKALIAGAVAISGSVLIGYGDFKVSGSALYGDLLALIACALITAYLLFGQDVRKRLSLVTYTFVVYGVSTITLFFYILFKGESFGPYPASEWMWFLLLALIPNLLGHTLFNWALKWVSTNVISIAILFEPIGAAVLAYFILGEYLSVSQIVGGSIVLAGIALFVADYQKIKIRFLKLKA; encoded by the coding sequence ATGGAAAAACCGGCTATCCACCCGTATATCCCTATTATAGTAGGAGTTTTCTCAGTAGCGTTGTCAGCCATCTTTGTAAAGATGACATCTGCTGATTCTGGAGTCACTGCTTTTTACCGTATGCTATTCTCCATAGCGATTATGAGTCCGGTCTTCTTTATAAAATATACCCATGAAATCAAAAAGCTAAGCAAAAGGGATTGGATCTTCACTACCGTTGCCGGAGTATTTTTAGCTTTCCACTTTATCTTATGGTTTGAATCGTTGAATTATACATCGGTGGCCAGTTCAACGGTGCTTGTAACTCTGCAGCCTTTATTCGCTTTTGCAGGTACATATTTTTTCTTTAATGAAAAGCTTTCTAAAAAAGCACTCATTGCTGGGGCTGTTGCAATATCGGGTAGTGTGTTAATCGGCTATGGAGATTTCAAAGTAAGTGGCAGTGCTTTGTATGGAGATCTGCTTGCTTTGATTGCCTGTGCATTAATAACGGCCTACTTGTTATTTGGGCAGGATGTCCGAAAGAGATTGTCATTAGTAACCTACACATTTGTGGTATATGGAGTCAGTACCATAACGTTATTCTTCTATATTTTATTCAAAGGAGAATCCTTCGGTCCGTATCCGGCATCTGAGTGGATGTGGTTTTTGTTATTGGCGCTCATTCCGAATTTGCTTGGGCATACTTTATTCAACTGGGCTTTGAAGTGGGTAAGCACTAATGTGATATCAATCGCAATACTTTTTGAACCGATAGGGGCTGCTGTATTAGCTTACTTTATACTTGGCGAGTATTTGAGTGTCTCTCAAATAGTAGGAGGAAGTATAGTGCTGGCAGGGATCGCATTGTTTGTTGCAGACTACCAAAAAATTAAAATACGATTTTTAAAATTAAAGGCTTGA